The Halopseudomonas sabulinigri genome window below encodes:
- a CDS encoding MFS transporter, with product MIRLLVPIGALLTGIALLLLGTGLLNTLLALRGSAEGFADQTLGLLGSAYFAGFILGTWLCPRLIRRMGHVRAFTFLAAAEAACVLIHVLWVEPGMWLLLRMITGVALVGIYTVIESWLNTTAPPERRGQIFACYMAVNLGSLALAQQLLRWDSPMAFTLFAISAILIVVAVMPVSATRLAQPTISDTPALSLKRLWQAAPVACAGAVLSGLGMGGFWGLGAVYAGRMGMDTVQIAGFVSLVIVAGALSQWPMGRLSDQIDRRKALVLICGLAAVGGVLMALLGPFGQWLLVAAAVFGAGSFAVYPAVVAHLIDHLHQEDILSGNAALLMLHGLGAAIGPALAGVLMSLTAPVALPLFFTLMFALCAFYALWQLRQGRDRIVDEAAHYIPMVRTSNAVLEMMLEDATHEDVEPSPVTGDAAADTPPEAHAPADPGPQTDEQAPPARP from the coding sequence ATGATTAGACTACTGGTGCCCATCGGGGCATTGCTCACCGGTATCGCGCTGCTGCTGCTGGGTACCGGCCTGCTGAATACCCTGCTGGCACTGCGCGGCAGCGCCGAAGGCTTTGCAGATCAGACCTTGGGTCTGCTCGGATCGGCGTATTTTGCCGGCTTCATTCTCGGAACCTGGCTGTGCCCGCGCTTGATTCGGCGTATGGGCCACGTCCGTGCCTTTACCTTTCTGGCGGCTGCCGAAGCAGCCTGCGTGCTTATTCACGTGCTCTGGGTTGAACCGGGCATGTGGCTGTTGCTGCGGATGATCACCGGCGTCGCGCTTGTGGGCATCTACACTGTTATCGAAAGCTGGCTGAACACCACTGCGCCGCCCGAACGGCGTGGCCAGATCTTCGCCTGTTACATGGCGGTGAACCTCGGCTCGCTGGCGCTGGCGCAACAGTTACTGCGCTGGGACAGCCCCATGGCGTTCACGCTATTCGCCATCTCGGCCATCCTTATTGTGGTAGCGGTGATGCCGGTTTCGGCTACTCGGCTGGCGCAGCCGACTATCAGCGATACCCCGGCGTTGTCGCTCAAACGCTTGTGGCAGGCAGCGCCGGTCGCCTGCGCTGGTGCCGTGCTGTCCGGTCTGGGCATGGGCGGCTTTTGGGGCTTGGGCGCCGTGTATGCCGGGCGTATGGGCATGGATACCGTACAGATCGCCGGGTTCGTGTCACTGGTGATCGTTGCGGGTGCATTGTCGCAGTGGCCGATGGGCCGACTGTCTGACCAGATCGACAGACGCAAGGCGCTGGTGCTGATTTGTGGGCTGGCCGCCGTTGGCGGCGTACTGATGGCCTTGCTGGGCCCCTTCGGCCAGTGGTTGCTGGTCGCTGCTGCGGTGTTTGGTGCGGGCTCCTTTGCCGTCTACCCTGCGGTCGTGGCGCACCTTATAGATCATTTACACCAGGAAGATATTTTGTCCGGTAATGCAGCGCTGCTGATGCTGCACGGGCTGGGCGCGGCGATAGGCCCGGCGCTGGCCGGTGTACTGATGAGCCTGACCGCGCCGGTGGCCTTACCGCTGTTCTTTACTCTGATGTTTGCGCTGTGCGCATTCTATGCCCTGTGGCAACTGCGTCAGGGCCGCGACCGGATTGTTGATGAAGCGGCGCACTACATACCCATGGTGCGTACCTCGAACGCCGTGCTGGAGATGATGCTGGAGGACGCCACCCACGAGGACGTCGAGCCATCGCCGGTCACCGGCGACGCTGCGGCCGATACCCCGCCAGAGGCGCACGCGCCGGCTGATCCTGGCCCACAGACAGACGAACAGGCGCCGCCAGCGCGGCCATGA
- a CDS encoding flavodoxin family protein encodes MSSKILLIVAHAPSDNTRALRDAVIRGASHADIEAVEVRCKPPLEAGPEDVLAADAIILGTTENLGYMSGALKDFFDRSYYPVLELKQGLPCALYIRAGMDGTGTRRAVESIVTGLRWNWVQPPLTLRGDWQADFVAQAEELGLYMAAGLDNSVF; translated from the coding sequence ATGAGCAGCAAAATACTCTTGATTGTCGCGCACGCACCTTCGGACAACACCCGCGCCCTGCGCGACGCCGTCATACGCGGCGCCTCCCACGCCGACATCGAAGCGGTCGAGGTACGCTGCAAACCGCCTTTGGAAGCAGGTCCGGAAGACGTGCTGGCCGCAGACGCCATCATCCTTGGCACTACCGAGAACCTGGGCTACATGAGCGGCGCGCTGAAGGACTTCTTTGATCGCAGCTACTACCCGGTGCTGGAGCTGAAACAGGGCCTACCCTGCGCGCTTTACATCCGCGCCGGCATGGATGGCACCGGCACTCGCCGAGCGGTGGAATCCATCGTCACCGGCCTGCGCTGGAATTGGGTGCAGCCACCGTTGACGCTCAGGGGTGACTGGCAGGCGGACTTTGTAGCGCAAGCCGAGGAGTTGGGCCTCTACATGGCCGCCGGGCTCGATAACAGCGTGTTCTGA
- a CDS encoding SprT family zinc-dependent metalloprotease, translating to MDRILARLEGCYQLAEQHFDRHFPRPDIELDLRGQRAGVAYLNQNLLRFNGQMYRDNTDDFLRQTVPHEAAHLIAHQVFGPRIRPHGPQWQAIMTELFRLPANRCHNYAVSKRSGTRYLYRCACPDHMPFTPQRHAWVRKGRQYQCRRCGDLLHFTGRQLAATA from the coding sequence ATGGACCGCATACTCGCCCGCCTTGAAGGCTGCTATCAGCTCGCCGAGCAGCACTTCGATCGTCATTTCCCCCGCCCGGATATCGAACTGGATCTGCGCGGGCAGCGTGCTGGCGTTGCCTATCTGAACCAGAACCTGCTGCGCTTCAATGGCCAGATGTACCGTGACAACACCGATGACTTCCTACGGCAAACCGTGCCCCATGAAGCCGCGCACCTGATTGCCCATCAGGTATTTGGCCCCCGGATTCGCCCCCACGGCCCGCAATGGCAAGCCATCATGACCGAACTGTTCCGACTGCCGGCCAATCGCTGCCACAACTACGCGGTCTCCAAACGTAGCGGCACCCGCTACCTTTATCGCTGCGCCTGCCCCGACCACATGCCCTTTACGCCGCAACGCCACGCCTGGGTCAGAAAGGGGCGCCAGTATCAGTGTCGCCGCTGCGGCGATCTGCTGCACTTCACTGGCCGGCAGCTGGCGGCGACGGCCTAA
- a CDS encoding spermine/spermidine synthase domain-containing protein gives MGWISQLYQYLLQQGSAAEQELERCEDDFGSLRVTQQGELRYLYFGAQTEQSCALVSDPAWLEYDYTRAMLLACYWQSRASRALAMGLGGGTLVNAVLQHLQPQQLTAVELRAKVVELSRRWFGLSDDARLEVVVDSAESYIATQVNSCDLLFLDLYMEGGIARLQLQADFFVACQAALRPGGLLVVNQWQLGQSGQPYAASRLRRLFGPHYLQVEVEEGNIILFIPQSGELSLDLEDMRQWADCMEPQLGYSLRPYIEMLRRAGEAPALVAS, from the coding sequence ATGGGCTGGATAAGTCAGCTCTATCAGTATTTGCTGCAACAGGGTAGTGCCGCCGAACAGGAGCTCGAGCGCTGTGAGGACGACTTCGGCAGCCTGCGCGTGACGCAGCAGGGTGAGCTGCGCTATCTGTATTTTGGTGCGCAAACCGAGCAGAGCTGCGCTCTGGTGAGCGATCCGGCGTGGCTCGAATATGACTATACTCGCGCCATGCTGCTCGCCTGTTACTGGCAAAGCAGGGCATCGCGCGCGCTTGCCATGGGGCTGGGTGGCGGTACGCTGGTCAACGCCGTGCTGCAGCACCTGCAGCCGCAGCAGCTGACGGCGGTGGAGTTGCGCGCCAAGGTAGTCGAGCTGTCGCGACGCTGGTTCGGCCTGAGCGATGATGCGCGACTCGAGGTGGTGGTCGACAGCGCCGAGTCCTACATTGCGACTCAGGTAAACAGCTGCGACTTGCTGTTTCTCGACCTTTATATGGAAGGGGGGATTGCCCGTCTGCAGCTGCAAGCGGATTTTTTCGTTGCCTGCCAGGCGGCGCTGCGTCCGGGCGGCCTGTTGGTGGTGAACCAGTGGCAGCTCGGCCAAAGCGGCCAGCCCTACGCCGCCAGTCGCTTGCGACGTCTGTTTGGCCCGCATTACCTGCAGGTCGAGGTTGAGGAGGGCAATATCATTCTGTTCATTCCGCAATCCGGTGAGCTGAGCCTGGACCTTGAAGACATGCGGCAGTGGGCAGACTGCATGGAGCCGCAGCTGGGTTACTCGTTAAGACCCTACATAGAGATGCTGCGCCGGGCTGGCGAGGCGCCCGCCTTGGTGGCCAGTTAG